In Callospermophilus lateralis isolate mCalLat2 chromosome 15, mCalLat2.hap1, whole genome shotgun sequence, the genomic stretch CGGAAACCAGAGAAGGGTCTATAGGGGAGGTGCCATTTGACCTTACTTGATGGCTAAAAATTGGACTTGGGGAGTTGACTTGGGGAGCTTGTCAGTATTCTGGactgaaagaaaaataagaacaagagGTAGGTCCTcgggtggtaagttgtgtggtgtGTACCAATCAGCCTGCTGGTACGTTGGTTCCCTTCTGAGTGCTGGGCGCTGTCCTGTCCCAGTCGGGGTGGCCTCAGCAAAGGACTTGAGGCTGCCCCTCCCTTCCCAGCTCACAGTCTAATCGTTACCACATGATAATGTTACACACAAAGAGGCACAAAGTAGCCTGGAGCATCAGAAATGGGAcagatctttctctccattggagTCAGGGAAGAAAGATTTGGGGGATGGAACGGTATTTGATATGTGTATGATGAATCGTTCAGTTAGGTGGCCATTCAGAGTGTGTGGGGACAAAACAGAAAGAAGAGCCGGTCCATGATGGTCTCAAACGCCGAGTTGACTTCATTCTGTAAGCAGCATCAGGTCAGGGCAGAGCTGGCTTCTAGGCTGGGAAGCAGCAGAGCCTGAATTGTCTTCCAGTCACATGAAGACAATTTCTTGGTGGGTGCGGAGAGAAGAGACTGGGAGACAGGAAGGCCAAATGACTGGGGGCGTGGGGGGCATCGTTTCCCAGACCTGGGGCTTTCTACTAGAGTATGGTCATGGAAGTGCCAAGTTATACTAGCTTTTTAACAGCAGGGTCCTCAGAGCCTCTAAGAGGCAGTGGTGCATCATAAATAGGTGAGTGGCACACAACGCACAGCATTTCCCAAGCTTATCTGAGTGCAGAAGCCTTCTTCACCAGGAATATTTTTACGCTAGGGGACAGTCTTTCGTGATAGTtcgaccaaccaaccaaccaggtGTTTTTTGAGCATCAGTTGAAATGTACGCTTGTCTTTTGCTAAATACTGTAAGGGATGCAGAGTCCACAAAGCAGATTAATCCGTGCAATAGAAATTCAGAGAGCCATCCACAGAGATGGGGTGATTAGGACAGGCTGTGGGACTTCAGCCAGGCCTGAACACAGTGTCAATGGACAGAAGAGAAAAGGGACATCCCAGGTGAAGCAAACAGCATGAACATTGGGGATTAGGAGAGCACCACTGGTAAGGGGCAGCCATGGGAAGACCAGCTTGATTGGCGGCAATGTTCCAGTGTGAGGTTAGTGGTGACCTAGGCAGGTAAGTCTTGGGGTTTTGAGCAACCGTTGCTGTCAATGATGCCTAGTTCTAAGGGACTGGTTGAGCATCTCCCAAGGACAGAAGTTTCTAGGACCCTTGGGGCCTCCTCAAGCACTGGGGCTGCCTGTGAGCACTGTAGCCTATGACCAGCTCCACACTGTGTCTGGTCTTTGACCTGCCCACTTCTGTGATTCTGCAGTAGGATTGTCTGGGGACAAGGGTTCATGCCATTAAAAGTGCGTAGTGGTAAAACATGAAGAAGGTAAACAGCAATTTAGTCCAAGAGAACACTTGTATCAGAAAACACGGGGCACCCAGGAGGACAGAATGGACTTTGAGTCTGCCGGGAACTTCACTGGCTCAAGCTTGCATAGGTGAGGTTGGTTGACATTCCCTAAATgagaaccattattcatccaacggcAGGTGTACTTACAAGTTCAGGGTCCAGGTTAATGTCCAGGTTAGGAGTAGAAGGTTCCTGTATGATTGGCAGGCTTGTATCTTTACATGCATTCTTCTTATCTTTAGTTGGATAATGTTATTGATTCCAATGATTCTGGTGAATCCATTGAACCTGGTAGTGAAGACCAGGTCCCCAAGACAATTGAATGCCATTACATGTCAATGAAATCCTGGTAAGTAAAACtgccattttaaaaattgattctaGTTATCCTAAAACAACTAATGTAaattctttgttgttttttttttttttttttgaacacaatacctttatttatttatttttatgtggtgctgaggatcaaactcggtGCCTCATGTGtactaggcaatcactctaccactgagccacaaccacagcccccaaATTCATTTTTAGTAATTGACAAATTGAGAGAAATGTTTTCACAGACTCCATGCAACCCAAGTAGAATCTtattatccaaaatgcttgggtCCAGAGGCATTCCAAATTTCAGATTTGGgagtatttgcatatatataataaGATATCTTAAGGATATAACTCAAGTCTAAATGTGAATTCATTTATGTCTTATGGACATCTTATACACATAGCCTCAAGATAACTTTATgagctatttttaattttgtgcatgaaacCAAGTTTCATGGTGCAGAGTTTTCCCACTTACAACATCTGGTTGGCACtcaacatttcatattttgaagcaTTTTGTATCTCAGGTTCTTGGATGCGGGATGCTCAATCTGTAATCTCAAACCAGAAAAATGGCAGTGATTTCTCCACCCACAGAAAAGCATTTGTGACAACCTCAGGACATTTTCTGTCTGGGGAAGTTGTTTCCTATTTTGCATTTATTTCTCTCACACTCACTCTGTCCTCCAAGCCCTGTAAAGGGTTATTTTGGTTCCATATCCATTTTTAGAAGGAAATCTTATTGGCTTTGATTCTAACTGTGGCTGTGATTCGGAGGGTTGGACACGCTTCAGGACCTTGTTAGTTTTCACGTGGCTGTTGGCTACTTAAATCTGACACACACCGTGGAAAACTGTAAATAGACATACTGAAAAAGGGTTTGTTTTAGCGTCTTCTACTCTGTAGTTTTTTCAAGGATACACTCAATGCATCTGCTGACTGCCCAGAGGAGGGCCAGACCTTTCCAGAGCCCCAGGATGGAGGCCCCCAACTGCAGGAaccagattcaggaagtgatCTGTGTCTTTCACCCGCCAATCCAGAAACACAGGCCACGGATGACAAGAAGGGATCGGCCTCACTGACTGTTGTGAAATTGTCTATATTACTCAAGTAAagctctaattttttttaaaactcatgGGTTCTGAGGGCAAGGCAGGCCTTCTGTTTTTATTTAGGATTCAAATTTTGAAGCAGTTCCTAaaaatctccaagtcagccaagaaTCTGACCAGCTTCTCCCTGTCATTGAGGTGGTGGCCAAGGACCGTGAATAACAGAGCTAGACAGAAAGCAGTCCCCTGGGCTTGGGGTTGTCATTTTCAgctacttttaaaaattcttccttGGCTAGTCTTTCAGGCCCTGGGACTTTGGATCCGTACTGATCAGAGTAGTATGTCACCCGGCTTCTGCCAGTAACATTGCTAACAGGTCACGAGAGGCTTGGCTTATAGACCAGGAAGGGGATGTTCAGGTTTTAAGTGATGCCCAAGGCATTTGACAGGATGGTTGTCATTTTAAGGATGCTTATCCAGCCAATGTACTGTGTTCTCCTCTTTCTCCATTGTCTCCCACCCACAACCACATCCCAAGAACGGTGGGGAGGGATACTTATGAATAATTTTCTAACttaaattcacatttttctcCAAATGTTTTTGACAACCATTATCTGGAAACTATCTCAGAAATAGGAGGCCAAAAATCTGCTCAGAGAGGACAGTTCAAGAGCCAGGGTCAGTCGCCTGAAGTGACTTTTACAAATGCTTTCTCTGTCAGCAACATCCCTGATGAAGGCCACTTGGAGACGCTCGACGTGTTCCTTTCTCCGCCAGATGTCATCAACCATCTTGCTCTTGTCGAAGCGGCCGGACGGATATGGTAGGTGGGAGAATTGACTGTTGTGGACCCCAAAAGGAGATTCCAAGACAGGAAGAGAACGGTCATTTTGACAGAACTGACTGAGGACTTGGGCTGTCATGTTGTCAAAAAAGAAGACTCAATGAACCCTTGGCCAGGTCGTGGACTTCTCTTGAGGCGGAGCTTGCTCATTCGTGAATTTGCTGATTTGTTCTTTAGATATGCGGTGTGTAACCTCGTGGGCTCACTGCCCACCAACATGTATTGAGCGTCCTCTGTTTACTTGAAACTGTGgggttataaaaatttaaaacaaaacgatAGAAAGGCGGCACCACAGGGCCCCATAGCCTGGTGAAAAAGACAGCTGCCCAGACAAGCAAATgcaaaatgcattttatttaaaagtgTAATGAATAAGGTGCTCTCACAATGCAGAAGCCCAGGGGCAGGGAGATTAACTATAGAAAAGGAAGCAGAAGGTCAGAATCCACAGGGCTTTGCAAGGGTGAAACGATTTGCCAGGTTTGGGAGGAAAGGATAGACTCCGACAGTAGTGACCGAGGAGAAGTTACTCGAAACAGAAAATGGAGCTGGTCAGCTTTAGATGAGGCCCAGCACAGCTTGAGTGAGGAGTCCCTGCAGGCCCGGCCCCACCCTCCCTTCCATGAGAACCGTGTCATGTGCTGGTATTGAGCCCTGTATTTCTACTGCAGTGTGGCGCGGTGGGAAGGCCCCCCACATCTGGGATGCTTATTTTGCCATGGAGATCATATCTTGGCTGTGAATGACCTGAAACCCCAAAGCCTGGAGGAGGTCTCCTTGTTTCTTACCCGGTCCATACAGAAAGAGGTGAGTCCTAGTAACCGACCCTGGCCAGGGCCAGTCAGTGGCAGGAGGAACAAGATCAAGGCTTCACTGGAGTCTGAAAAGTACTTGGGATTCAAATGAAGCTCTGCCTTTCACATAAGGTAGTATTTGCAAGATACTGGGCTAGGAGACAGAGTACCTGGGTTTGTGACCTCAGACATAGCATAGTGTGGGAAAAAGAGTTTGCATAGAATCAGGCTGGCTCATGGATTGCAAACCAGCTACTTGAAGGAGTCTGTGCTTCCATTTTCTCTTCTGTGAAATCAGGGATACTGATAGTACCCACTGttggagaattaaatgagataatatatggtCATGTGCTTAAAATAGTGACTGGCACATACTAGGTGTTCAGTGTAGGCACTATTCTTTTTGCTTCTTTTATTGGCCATGGAACGGCTCAGTCTTGACATCATCATACTGTCCTCATATATAAGAATTAGACATAATATATAGGTGTGCAGAGTATATGTGGTTTTATAGGGCTAGCCTATTTTTAAATGGTCTCTCCTATTAGTGTAGTTTCATATGGCTAATTCCATCCTGGTTTaattttatctctaatttttagCCCTGTGACCTTGGGAAAGTCACTTCCTTCTCTGGGCTTTAGTTTCCTTTCTCTAAAGTGAGAGGGCCCATTTTCAAATTCTGATTCTTGGACTTCTAGGGTGGTAGttgggagagagaagaggagggggACAGTGTGCCGGGGCTTCAGTTAAAGAAGTCCATGGttttcatttatgttttattAAACAGACAAGTCCCCAAAATATTGGCCTGTCTTAGCTTCCCTTGAAAACACAGTTTCATGACTTGAAATTTCTAAAAGCCATGCTACTAGATAACCTTTCTTCCAACTCTGAGGGTTTATGACTATGCATCATATGTTATTAGGGATATTTCTTCTCTCTTCTGCATCACACAGTAACCCtgctggctcaacaaattgtcctATCCCGGCGATCTAAATGGGTAAACCCAGTAAGTATGAGCAAGTTGGCTAAGACACCTCACTAGTTAATGGCAGAACAAGGACACatgtgttcattcattcatttattccttaTTTATTGAACATCTGCTTTATGCTGGATACTGTGTCGTGTTGTAGGACTGCAAAAATGGCCTTACCTTGAGCTTAAGGAGCTCGTAGATTAGTGGATTGAAAAAAGCATATCATGGGCTACTTACCATAGAGTATGTCCCTGAGACATGGAATAGGGAGGACAGGGGAAGAATGGAGTCAGTTTATTGTGGAAGACCAGGAGGGTGTCTCAGGGGAGGTGAGGATTGGCTTAGGTATTGAAGTTCATATGGGATGTGAACTAGTAACTAATGCATTGAGTCTGCCAAAGATCCACACTGGGGCCAAGTAGCCAAGATAACCTTCTGTGCTGTTCTGGAAGTTTCCAACCCAGACATGGGCTCAGATGCAAGAAAAGGGTTTCTGACTGGGAGCAGATCCAGGAACCCCACCTGGCTGTCTCTGCCTCGCTTTCTTCAAGAATGTCCTTCCGGAATGGAGAGTCACCTGCGTGGGCAGGAACACCTGTATTTCCCTTAGGCTCACCCCATGTTCCCCTTTCTGTCTGTCACTCCTAGGTGCTATTGAGAACTATGGGGCGCCCACAACATGATGATCTGAAAGATTAGGAAGTTGCCCTCCTTCTCCACTATTCCTGACTTCTTtcttttatgtaaaaatgtgtatACAATTCTCTTAAAATTCAAATACCTGGTCCCTGGAAGGAAACAGAATGTTGGAAAGGAAGATGTGGAGCCAGAGAAGGAACAATGGCCCCTGATATTGTAAAGCATCTGAGCCCATCAGATCTACCTTTCTTGTTAGGCTACAGTTGATTGGTTGGGGTAGGGACTGTGAGGGGAGAGGATGtaagatctttctttctttcttttttttttttttttttttggtgccagggattaaacccagaggcatttaacctctgagccatatccctggccctttttatttttatttttattttttgagacagggtctcactaaattgcttagggccttggtaagttgccaaagctggttttgaacttgcagtcctcctgcctcggcctcccaagctgctgggattccaagcgggtgccaccacgcccagctgagAATGTAAGATTTTTAAAGGTGGCAAAATGTGAGTTTTGAGGAGGAGGGCCTGCTGGATTGCAGGAGACACTTCAATTTCCTCCCAGTTTTGTCTGAGACTGGTCCTATCTGATGGTCTTATTTTGATTTGCTGGTTTCAAGAGGTCCTTTTAATTCTTGGTGCATCTGGACCCCTCTGGGCATCCTTGAAGCTCTCTGGAATCTTCCCTAGAGACTCAGGCCAGTAACTTCCAGAAAATGAAAACCATTGTCATCCCTGGCTTCTTCTGGCCATCTTGTTCATCTCAGGATTTTCTTCCTAAGAGCTTCAAAGGGTGTGAAGGAGGACCAAGTGAGGACCAACGATCCTAAGGATGCTCTTCAgtcatttaattttcttctttctcatattttagaaaataaagctGACCATCGggcggatcccaaattcagagaaattccatgctGAGGCCTGTACGTGCCTCTTAAAACACCAACGAGTTGCACTGATCCAACAGGAGAAGTCTGGACTGCAGAGGGCACCAAAGAGGAGCCCAGCCATTAAAAAGGGCCAGCAGAAAGGGACTGGGGAGTAGCTGGCCACCACCTCACTGCAGCAGAGGATAGAGCCCTGGACTGTGCCAGGCGTGGCCACTCAGGCCGGTGATATGAGACACGCCAGCACACCTCTCTCAACTGCTGCACCTGCACCTTACCTGGGGGGGAACTGTCTCTGCTCTGACTATGGCATCAGGGGTGTTGAGAGGGTCAAGTGGGATAATGACTAGGGAACACAGTGAAAATGGAAGGCCTTGTTATCTGAGACTCTGTCCCAAATCTGCAAACACAGACTGGGTAAGTCCCTCATCTTATTAGTACACACCGGGTTCTGTGAGGTCGTTGTCACACAATTGCTTCTTTGTTCAGGAACATCCATTTGGAACTACTCATTCCAGGAAGGCAAGATTCCCCGGAGACATACGACACCCTTGCAGCCTTCCCAAACACCTCCTGTGACTCATCAGCCCCAGAGTCCAGAATGTGGACCGGGTGGCCACTTGGATTCAATGCATCTCTTGTTTGCTTAAAGACCCAGCAAGGATTTTAGAAGTCAaagcagttttaggttctgtccaaGAGTGCCCTGCTTGCTATGCAAGTAAAAGGAGAACTACTTAGCGCTTCTAATTTGAAAGCTCTTAGCTAATTGGTGCAGTAACAAATTGATCCTGGGAGGCCAAAAGaatcaaatgctttttcataaACAGAAAAGCCGAGGGAGAGAGCTGAAGCACTAATCAAATCGGGGAACCTTAGAGCAAAAGGGGCTTCAGAAAGTGAATCTTACCAGGCTGTCATTGCACGTGGAAGAAATGAAGCCCCCATTCCGTGGGTGATGTGCCTTCTCCACAGTTCTGAGGCTCACAGCTGCTTAGTGGCAGAACCAGCAATCTACAACCAGCTCTGGAAAACAAATATCCTAACTTAACCTTTGATTTGGGTAAGATTAGAAAAGACCTTCAGTGCTTAGAAGACACATTCAAATATGTTTCACTTTCTGATGTCCTGCTTGTCCAGAAAGTAAAAATGTTCTCATTTACGTGGCCTATTTGACAACTGCTTCTACTCCTAAAAAGGTATCCTATGAACTGCACACACAAAGATATCAGTAAAGACCAGAAAGTTTATTGTCACATTGTAATATTGCTTGCGATAATACAAAAATCATTTGGAGATTGCTTAGTTATGATTTCATATAACTGAACATAGAAGATGTTTAAAAGTTCAGCATAGACAATTATGAAAAATATGCACAAACTATTAAGAATCAAAGAAGCAAGTTgtagccgggtgtggtggtgcacactggtaatcacagtgattcaggaggctgaggaaggagggtggcaagttcaaggccagcctcagcaacttaatgaggccctaagcaacatagcaaggccccgtctcgaaatgaaaaattaaaaaggctggggatgtagctcagtggtagagcacttgcctagcatgtgtgaggcccccaAGTGCAATCCTCAAACTGAGGGTGGCGTTGGGGGATAAGGCAAGTTGCAGTTTGATAGATAAAAGGTCCCAATTTAGTAGTAATGCTGTGTTTGTGTAGCTATGGATCTAAAAACTCCCCAGCCCTCGTTAGGAGAGgccacctccctccctccttgAGAGGTTGTGGGGTTGACCTTAGGCAGGTGGCCTCCTTGGGAACACCCTCTCAGGTGCTGTGCTGCTGTCTCTCAGCcctgctttttgtttttgtattttacgtTCAGTATAATGCCCGTTAGATGGTCAGTAAGAATTACTTCTGAGAAGCATGATCAGGTAGACAGACCCTGGGGCAAGAGACGTATCTatgtttgaatttgtttgttttctcttttccatagcatatattgcttttgtaataaaaaaaaatatattagtatGAGAAATaaacgtgtgtgcgtgtgtgtgtgtgtgtttgcgtgcACACGTACGCAcgcgcttgtgtgtgtgtgtatatcaagCCACCTcagtaaaggaaataaaaaccaTCAAGGTAAAACCACCTGGCAACCAACCATGTGAAGCCAAAGTTCCTCCCCCTGGTTGGCTCACAAGGCCAGCCTGCAATTCCTATAAAAGCCTCAGTGAGGGAGAGGGACAAATGTTAGCCCCAGTCCTTCCACCTCCTTACTGAGGCAAAGAGGAGGTTAGAGGACTGAGGGGCTGATCATCTGTCCGGCACATAGATGTGCTGGGACAACACACCACAACCCCTGGCCCTTCCCAGTGTGCCACAGCGAAGACAGCCAGCCTGCCCCTGCCCCCATCCGATCCCAAATTCCTTCCCTCCACCCTCACAGCAGGGTCAGCTGGGTACTTGTTAGGTGCACAGGCTCCTGGGGCTTCTCCCACACAAGGGGCGTGTTCTCAGAAGGAAATCTCAGGGTGGATTCCAAGATCCCCCACCCAAGGATTCCGACATGGTGGGTCTTTTGTGGGGTCCTGGAATCTGCATTATCACACTCCCAGGGGAGTTGGTTGCTGGTCCACCAAGAAAtgcacattttggcaaagactctTTCCAGGGGTCCCTTGGGAGGCTTGGGAGTCCCCAGTGAAGCTGCAGAACACGGAGTGTGAACCCGGGCATTC encodes the following:
- the Plekhs1 gene encoding pleckstrin homology domain-containing family S member 1 isoform X1, whose protein sequence is METKSPKSPGKQLTFYYENEVYKQDYFIKSPPPQLFSSATSWKKRFCVLSKNGEKGLTLSYYKDHHQRGSLEIDRNASVNVGINSQEKLQSVQKMFKCHPDEVMSIRTTNRDYFLISHDREKIKDWVSFMSSFCHGVRAAHQNTQQEGPSLGDTRPASYPSPFLGPSSVMEAVSPTSPRNSLPDMYLMEKSSPGFKQAHLPRDFLSATTQDTQEESYYLSPRSVLLELDNVIDSNDSGESIEPGSEDQVPKTIECHYMSMKSCFFKDTLNASADCPEEGQTFPEPQDGGPQLQEPDSGSDLCLSPANPETQATDDKKGSASLTVVKLSILLNNIPDEGHLETLDVFLSPPDVINHLALVEAAGRICVARWEGPPHLGCLFCHGDHILAVNDLKPQSLEEVSLFLTRSIQKEKIKLTIGRIPNSEKFHAEACTCLLKHQRVALIQQEKSGLQRAPKRSPAIKKGQQKGTGE
- the Plekhs1 gene encoding pleckstrin homology domain-containing family S member 1 isoform X2, with the translated sequence METKSPKSPGKQLTFYYENEVYKQDYFIKSPPPQLFSSATSWKKRFCVLSKNGEKGLTLSYYKDHHQRGSLEIDRNASVNVGINSQEKLQSVQKMFKCHPDEVMSIRTTNRDYFLISHDREKIKDWVSFMSSFCHGVRAAHQNTQEGPSLGDTRPASYPSPFLGPSSVMEAVSPTSPRNSLPDMYLMEKSSPGFKQAHLPRDFLSATTQDTQEESYYLSPRSVLLELDNVIDSNDSGESIEPGSEDQVPKTIECHYMSMKSCFFKDTLNASADCPEEGQTFPEPQDGGPQLQEPDSGSDLCLSPANPETQATDDKKGSASLTVVKLSILLNNIPDEGHLETLDVFLSPPDVINHLALVEAAGRICVARWEGPPHLGCLFCHGDHILAVNDLKPQSLEEVSLFLTRSIQKEKIKLTIGRIPNSEKFHAEACTCLLKHQRVALIQQEKSGLQRAPKRSPAIKKGQQKGTGE